ACGACTCGCCGGTCGACAGCTCGACGACGCCGCCGACGGCGGACTTGAGCTGCGTGTCGAGGTGCACGTTCGCGCCGCGCTCGGCGAGGTTCTTCAGCACCCAGTGGCTGGTCTCGAGCGACACCTCGGGCATGATGCGGCCCATCGCCTCGATGAGGTGGAAGTGCGTGTCCTCGAAGTCGATCTCGGGGTACTTCTTCACGAGGTCGGTCGCGATGCTGCGCATCTCGGCGAAGACCTCGATGCCGGCGAAGCCGCCGCCGACCACCACGAAGGTGAGGAGGCGCTCGCGCTCGGGGCCGGCCGGCAGCGTGGCCGCACGGTCGAAGTTGGCGAAGATGCGGTCGCGGATGGCGACGGCCTCCTCGATCGTCTTCAGGCCGATGGCCTCGTCCGCGACGCCCGGGATCGGGAACGTGCGCGAGACGCTGCCCGCGGTGACGACGATGATGTCGTACGTGAACTCGTACGGCTCACCGACGGGCGGCGTGATGGTCGCGGTCTTCGACGCGTGGTCGATGCCGGTGACCTTCGCCGTCACGACGTTGGTGGTGCGGAGGTGGCGGCGCTGCGAGACGACCGCGTGGCGGGGCTCGATGGATCCGGAGACCACCTCGGGCAGGAACGGCTGGTACGTCATGTACGGCAGCGGGTCGACCATGGTGACCTCGGCCTCGCCGGATCGGAGGTGCGACTCGAGCTTCCATGCCGTGTAGAAACCGGCGTAGCCGCCGCCGACGATCAGGATTTTGGGCACGATGGATGACTCCCTGCAGGTTGTGGTCGAAATCAGGCTACCCCTTCCGGAGCAGCCGCCTGAAATGCCGCGTCGCCACGACGGCCATGGCTGCCGCGAGCGCCGCGAAGACGGAGAGGACGAGGGCGGGGATCCCCACCTGCCGGAGCTCGCCCGCGGTCGGCAGCGCGTCGGCCGCGGGGTCGGCGGTGGGCGCGTCGGCGGGCGTCGCGGGCGCGGCGTCCGGGGTGGCGGAGGCGGCCGGATCCGGCGTGGCGGCGGGAGCGCGGCGGTACAGGCGCACCCACTCCTCCAGGTCGCCGAGCGGCTTCCCGCTCGCGGGCGCGACGTCGGCCGTCACGGCGGCGGCCGCGTCCACGAGGCCGCGCCCGTAGATCTCCGGCTGGCCCTTCTGCTCGGCCGTCGCGAGCACGCGCTCCACGACGTCGTCGGCCTTCAGCTCCGGATGCGCGGCCCGCACGAGCGCGACCACGCCGGAGACGAGGGGCGCCGCGCCGCTCGTGCCGCTCCACTGCACGTACCGGCCGCCGGGCTCGACGCCGACGAGCTGCTCGCTGGGCGCGGCCACCGCGATGGTGATGCCCTGCGACGACGCGTCGAAGCTCGCGGCCCCCGCGCGGTCGACGCCCGCGACGGCCAGCACGCCGGGGATCGTGGCCGGCGCGCCGACCTCCGTGGTGCCGCTCCCCCGGTTGCCCGCCGCCGCGACGACCACGACGTCGTGCTGGTAGGCGTAGAGG
This window of the Clavibacter sepedonicus genome carries:
- a CDS encoding NAD(P)/FAD-dependent oxidoreductase, whose protein sequence is MPKILIVGGGYAGFYTAWKLESHLRSGEAEVTMVDPLPYMTYQPFLPEVVSGSIEPRHAVVSQRRHLRTTNVVTAKVTGIDHASKTATITPPVGEPYEFTYDIIVVTAGSVSRTFPIPGVADEAIGLKTIEEAVAIRDRIFANFDRAATLPAGPERERLLTFVVVGGGFAGIEVFAEMRSIATDLVKKYPEIDFEDTHFHLIEAMGRIMPEVSLETSHWVLKNLAERGANVHLDTQLKSAVGGVVELSTGESFESDVIVWTAGVMASPMLKNTDLPIEERGRLRVRADGRVEGDDGIVADAWGAGDVAATPDLTGGGVGGFCVPNAQHAVRQGKLMAKNLTASLRGEGVTDYFHKNLGAVAGLGLYQGAFQSGKIGITGFPAWVMHRGYHGLAIPSFERKARVVTGWVNNLVWGRDIVSLEARETPRTAFETFASRPRPAADAAPAAPAKKEAAPAKKAADDTADAPTEGEKSPALAGSYSSSPSVENADEKPSA
- a CDS encoding S8 family peptidase, with the translated sequence MIRASGTRASGIPASSPRPATRPARRVARAAAVGILALVAVLPTATPAHADPVREREYWLADYGIEQAWQTTRGEGVKVAVIDTGVDASVADLRGAVVGGTDVSGVGSTDGTKPVGASSEHGTMVASLLAGRGTGTGSGVIGVAPAASVLSVSVALGGPTPGARDEDAQIADAVRWAVDNGAQVINMSLTRNSLDWPESWDRAFLYAYQHDVVVVAAAGNRGSGTTEVGAPATIPGVLAVAGVDRAGAASFDASSQGITIAVAAPSEQLVGVEPGGRYVQWSGTSGAAPLVSGVVALVRAAHPELKADDVVERVLATAEQKGQPEIYGRGLVDAAAAVTADVAPASGKPLGDLEEWVRLYRRAPAATPDPAASATPDAAPATPADAPTADPAADALPTAGELRQVGIPALVLSVFAALAAAMAVVATRHFRRLLRKG